The Nitrospiraceae bacterium genome window below encodes:
- a CDS encoding ATP-dependent Clp protease adaptor ClpS has protein sequence MSTLTPVFTPETEETTDIGTGDDLEARVIVFNCDCHTYQQVITLFCKVIPGMSSSRAFELAWRIDHEGQATVYTGEKKAAEDIGKQLASGGLRVSVH, from the coding sequence ATGAGCACACTCACACCCGTTTTCACGCCCGAAACCGAAGAGACGACGGACATCGGCACCGGCGACGACCTCGAAGCGCGGGTAATCGTCTTCAACTGCGATTGCCACACTTATCAACAGGTGATTACGCTCTTCTGCAAGGTGATTCCCGGGATGAGTTCGTCCAGGGCCTTTGAATTGGCCTGGCGCATCGACCACGAAGGACAAGCGACGGTCTATACCGGAGAAAAGAAAGCGGCGGAAGACATCGGGAAACAGTTGGCCTCGGGCGGGCTGCGCGTCTCGGTGCACTAA
- a CDS encoding DUF3386 domain-containing protein has translation MQANTTQDQATDVADDPQARACLRQAFEQTARWQPDFKGFTADLTVNTNGNAVSGTVAIQGPRQVTVSLPDQALQKWAEEQIGMIAVHRAPRKFDEADGRHRLTFGEDSEHPLGRRLNIHGDGMSSHYRIKGDRITQINRVTPHVAFTINVEDSMTTQDQKHLTTRYTVYYFAPQDAKLRNVESFTDAHVRVGKSDLPATRQIISFENGAVQVRTLTFTNHKLLA, from the coding sequence ATGCAAGCCAATACGACACAGGACCAAGCCACGGACGTGGCCGACGACCCTCAAGCCCGCGCCTGCCTACGACAGGCCTTTGAACAGACCGCCCGCTGGCAACCTGACTTCAAGGGGTTCACCGCCGATCTCACCGTCAACACCAATGGCAACGCCGTCAGCGGTACGGTGGCCATACAAGGCCCCCGGCAGGTGACGGTTTCCCTGCCCGATCAGGCGCTGCAAAAGTGGGCCGAGGAACAGATTGGAATGATCGCAGTCCATCGCGCGCCCCGCAAGTTCGACGAGGCGGACGGCCGGCATCGGCTGACCTTCGGCGAAGACAGCGAGCATCCCCTCGGCCGGCGCCTCAACATTCACGGGGACGGCATGTCGTCCCACTACCGGATCAAAGGCGACCGCATCACGCAGATCAATCGGGTCACGCCCCACGTCGCGTTCACGATCAATGTGGAAGACAGCATGACGACCCAGGACCAGAAGCACCTCACGACACGCTACACCGTGTACTACTTTGCGCCGCAGGATGCGAAACTGCGCAACGTAGAGAGCTTCACCGACGCGCACGTGCGAGTTGGAAAATCCGATTTGCCCGCGACCCGGCAGATCATCTCCTTTGAGAACGGAGCGGTGCAGGTGCGCACCTTAACCTTCACCAACCATAAGTTGCTGGCCTGA
- a CDS encoding DUF5069 domain-containing protein gives MDLRTGFPRSMKVTLEGYVHLARMIDKCRAVLARTEGEYIYPCPMDDRLLDYAGITAEQFTAAVKADPSDAGVAKWFRRTATPHSPAELEEWNRKLLTRGPSSPDSAAKFKKYRDAADPSRTDITAWSDLQDLEEGRTVPRRQAATGSATT, from the coding sequence ATGGACTTACGCACCGGCTTTCCCCGCAGCATGAAGGTGACGCTGGAGGGCTATGTCCATCTCGCGCGCATGATCGACAAATGCCGCGCCGTCCTGGCCCGGACCGAAGGCGAATATATCTATCCTTGCCCGATGGATGATCGGCTGTTGGACTATGCCGGCATTACGGCGGAGCAGTTTACGGCGGCGGTGAAGGCTGACCCAAGCGATGCCGGGGTGGCGAAGTGGTTTCGACGAACCGCCACCCCGCACAGCCCGGCCGAGCTCGAGGAATGGAACCGGAAGCTCCTGACCCGCGGTCCCAGTTCCCCGGACAGCGCAGCCAAGTTCAAGAAGTACCGGGATGCCGCGGACCCTTCCCGAACCGACATCACGGCCTGGTCGGACTTGCAAGACCTCGAAGAAGGCCGCACGGTGCCCAGGCGCCAGGCTGCGACGGGGTCTGCCACGACGTAG
- a CDS encoding universal stress protein, whose translation MTTITTGDQPRLTPHHASGTLSSAKHMLIVVDDSSESAKTLHYVGLLLRDIRDVTITLFHVLNPMPRELMEHGGSENPDTEARLSAQLRQAQEEWVRTEEALEYPILIKALEELGQTGFPLDRVSLKLGHERDVADTIIDEVHGGEYGTLVVTRYARGSGRRLFGYGMIDRLMRELPGTAVWIVG comes from the coding sequence ATGACGACCATCACGACGGGCGACCAGCCCAGACTTACACCGCATCATGCCTCCGGCACTCTGTCCTCGGCAAAACACATGCTCATCGTCGTCGATGACTCGAGCGAGTCCGCCAAGACCCTCCACTACGTCGGCCTTCTGCTCCGGGACATCCGAGACGTCACCATCACGTTGTTTCATGTGCTCAACCCCATGCCGCGGGAATTGATGGAACACGGAGGATCGGAAAATCCCGACACGGAGGCACGGCTCAGCGCTCAGCTACGGCAGGCCCAGGAGGAGTGGGTGCGGACCGAGGAAGCACTTGAGTATCCGATTCTGATCAAGGCGCTTGAGGAACTCGGACAAACCGGCTTCCCACTCGACCGAGTCTCACTCAAGCTTGGGCATGAACGCGATGTCGCCGACACCATTATCGACGAAGTCCATGGAGGGGAGTACGGCACCCTGGTCGTGACGCGTTACGCACGCGGGAGCGGAAGGCGTCTGTTCGGTTATGGGATGATCGATCGACTGATGAGGGAGTTGCCTGGAACCGCAGTCTGGATCGTGGGCTAG
- a CDS encoding TPM domain-containing protein, with product MMRRHLSVLISFCWVLCLGAASLAEAREKPPALEPLGYVSDHAGVIDQEWRERIRSVCQDLERKTGVEMVVVTVPALKPYGSANDFATDLYQKWGIGSTQEEHGVLILLSVQERQAAVTMGRRMIPVMGGDVVGKIGHEYLDPAIKNGHFGEGLYRTAVALASTAQEIRVGSLQRAHFRGLGFWITVTTASGALWFLWWLSRPDLRHPFGRIRKGEYWGTGQGGFGGNFGGMGGGMGGEGWK from the coding sequence ATGATGCGTCGGCACCTGTCGGTTCTGATCTCGTTCTGCTGGGTCTTGTGCCTCGGCGCAGCGTCGTTGGCTGAGGCACGCGAGAAACCGCCCGCGTTGGAGCCGCTTGGATATGTCAGCGACCATGCCGGCGTCATTGACCAGGAGTGGCGCGAACGTATTCGATCGGTGTGCCAGGATCTGGAACGAAAGACCGGCGTCGAAATGGTGGTCGTGACGGTTCCGGCGTTGAAGCCGTACGGATCGGCCAACGATTTCGCGACGGACCTGTATCAGAAATGGGGCATCGGCAGCACGCAGGAAGAACATGGGGTGCTGATCCTGCTGTCGGTCCAGGAACGGCAGGCCGCTGTCACGATGGGGCGTCGGATGATTCCCGTCATGGGTGGGGATGTCGTCGGGAAGATCGGCCATGAGTATCTCGATCCTGCGATCAAGAACGGGCATTTCGGCGAGGGGCTCTACCGCACCGCCGTCGCGCTTGCATCGACCGCGCAAGAGATCCGTGTCGGGTCGCTACAAAGGGCGCATTTCCGCGGCTTGGGATTTTGGATTACGGTCACCACCGCCAGCGGCGCCCTCTGGTTTCTGTGGTGGCTCAGCCGACCGGACTTACGCCATCCCTTCGGACGCATCCGCAAAGGCGAATATTGGGGAACCGGTCAGGGTGGATTCGGCGGGAATTTCGGCGGCATGGGCGGAGGGATGGGGGGCGAAGGCTGGAAATAA
- a CDS encoding FAD-dependent monooxygenase codes for MGRRVETDVAIVGAGGGGAVLALMLAQQGIRSLVIEQAAGPPKGLRGEILQPNGQRVLDRLGLLHRLPANATRIVRKFNFCRTGGERLCTVDYSELPAPYNQAVVTLPNVAHHAILEALAEANSEGLWYDAQFTGLRFEGDRVVGLHAVRQGEPVDISSRLVVGADGAFSKVREGLKINTDLHRYAEGYLIALMDAGMEFNEGRYLVGTKSILGLFPAAEGKAYVFYMIQAGSYDAIKARGLDALRDSWTRIDPSMEPTFKGLLDWSQTGYMPTGRVRTERWVANGALLIGDAAHAMNPHASQGRMQAMVDALVVAEMIPDWLKRGDCSASALSAFESARRPHVTMLQQLADEQVFFWNTGNPLLAFLRDRSFKTLDRNARLRYRVLCTTAGLRNRPPFSLLDRMMVAGFLPDPWASVRSAD; via the coding sequence ATGGGACGCAGGGTGGAAACAGATGTGGCAATCGTCGGTGCCGGGGGCGGCGGGGCCGTCCTGGCGCTGATGCTGGCGCAGCAGGGAATCCGTTCACTCGTGATCGAGCAGGCCGCTGGGCCTCCGAAAGGGCTCAGGGGTGAGATTCTGCAGCCGAACGGGCAGCGGGTCTTGGACCGGCTTGGGTTGCTGCATCGCTTGCCTGCCAATGCCACGCGCATCGTGCGCAAATTCAATTTCTGCCGAACCGGCGGGGAGCGGCTCTGCACGGTGGACTATTCCGAGTTGCCCGCTCCCTATAACCAAGCGGTCGTGACTCTGCCGAACGTCGCGCATCATGCGATCCTTGAGGCGCTGGCCGAGGCGAACTCCGAGGGACTCTGGTACGACGCGCAGTTCACGGGCTTGCGGTTTGAGGGCGACAGGGTCGTCGGTCTCCACGCTGTTCGACAGGGGGAGCCGGTGGACATCTCCTCACGTCTCGTCGTTGGCGCGGACGGAGCCTTTTCGAAAGTACGCGAGGGGCTGAAGATCAACACGGACCTGCACCGTTATGCCGAGGGCTACCTCATCGCGTTGATGGATGCCGGAATGGAGTTCAACGAAGGCCGTTACCTGGTCGGCACGAAGTCGATTCTCGGCCTCTTCCCCGCAGCCGAAGGCAAGGCCTACGTGTTCTACATGATCCAAGCCGGGTCGTATGATGCGATCAAGGCCAGAGGGCTCGACGCGCTTCGAGACAGTTGGACGAGGATCGACCCTTCGATGGAACCCACCTTCAAGGGCCTCCTCGACTGGAGTCAAACCGGGTACATGCCCACCGGGCGGGTCAGGACCGAGCGGTGGGTGGCCAATGGGGCGCTCTTGATCGGTGATGCAGCCCATGCCATGAACCCCCACGCGTCGCAGGGGCGGATGCAGGCGATGGTGGATGCCCTGGTTGTGGCGGAGATGATTCCTGATTGGTTGAAACGAGGCGACTGCTCGGCCTCCGCGCTCTCTGCCTTTGAGTCCGCCCGGCGGCCCCATGTGACGATGCTTCAACAACTGGCCGATGAGCAGGTGTTCTTCTGGAATACGGGAAATCCGCTCCTGGCCTTTTTACGGGATCGCTCGTTCAAGACACTCGATCGCAATGCGCGGCTGCGGTATCGTGTGCTCTGCACCACGGCGGGGCTGCGTAACCGCCCGCCGTTTTCCTTGCTCGATCGCATGATGGTAGCGGGATTTCTTCCAGATCCCTGGGCTTCGGTGCGGTCCGCCGACTAA
- the thiS gene encoding sulfur carrier protein ThiS, translating into MQVMINGKSEQIAGGSVLDLLKAKNIEPQMVAVEVNDKMLERTHLESTQLKDGDQVEFLFYMGGGR; encoded by the coding sequence ATGCAGGTCATGATCAATGGAAAGTCCGAGCAGATCGCAGGGGGCAGCGTCCTCGATCTCCTCAAAGCCAAGAACATCGAACCCCAGATGGTGGCGGTCGAGGTCAACGACAAGATGCTGGAGCGAACCCACCTGGAAAGCACCCAGCTGAAAGACGGCGATCAAGTCGAGTTCCTGTTCTATATGGGCGGTGGTCGGTGA